One genomic window of Aquisalimonas sp. 2447 includes the following:
- a CDS encoding error-prone DNA polymerase: protein MSYAELHCLTNFTFLRGASHPEELVEQAATLGYRALAITDECSVAGAVRAHQAARAHELHLLVGTEIRLADGPALALLAPCRRAYGQMAALISLGRQNAAKGSYRLHRDDVAGAAPDCLALLLPGTPADPEHAAWFGAHFRGRGWIAVELLCGPDDAARLAELEALGAMHGLPLVAAGDVHMHRRGRRALQDTVTAIRHNRPVYELGYALLANGERHLRPMPRLQRLYPQSLLEETVAIAVRCHFSLGELRYEYPEELVPDGTTPAARLQLLVNEGAARRWPGSTPAAVQRQLERELALIHELNYEAYFLTVHDIVAFARRRGILCQGRGSAANSAVCYALGITEVDPGTSQLLFERFISRDRGEPPDIDVDFEHERREEVIQYIYARYGRHRAALAATVISYRPRSALRDVGRALGLETHQTDQLAGAMQWWDGGHMAPERVREAGFDPDNPVIHRVLTLARELIGFPRHLSQHVGGFVISQGPLAELVPTENAAMEGRTVIQWDKDDLESLGLLKVDVLSLGMLSAIRRSLDLLRAHHGRDLTMADIPRDDPAVYAMLQRGDSMGVFQVESRAQMAMLPRMRPACYYDLVIEVAIVRPGPIQGDMVHPYLRRRAGQEAVDYPSDAVREVLERTLGVPIFQEQVMKLAEVAAGFSPDEADQLRRSMAAWRRKGGLAHFEQRLHEGMRANGYSEAFADRIFRQIQGFGEYGFPESHAASFALLVCVSAWLKCHYPAAFTCALLNSQPMGFYAPAQLVRDAREHGVAVRPVDVTVSQWDCTLEPARDAPALRLGLRMVKGLSREGAQRITAVREQAPPESVEDLAHRARLGRSDLDALAHAGALEPLAGHRRNAWWQVLGVDTERPLLAAAGHGQDTPALEQPSVGEDLVADYGSLGLSLGPHPLALLREHLKRRRFRSAAELGALDSRPVVRTAGLVINRQRPGSAGGVTFLTLEDETGVINVVVWRNLAEQQRQVLLGARLLGVIGQWERREGVCHLIAGRLEDHSALLGRLPTKSRDFH from the coding sequence ATGTCCTACGCGGAACTCCACTGCCTTACCAACTTCACCTTCCTGCGCGGTGCCTCGCACCCCGAGGAGCTGGTGGAACAGGCCGCTACCCTCGGTTACCGGGCGCTGGCGATCACCGACGAGTGCTCCGTGGCCGGCGCCGTGCGTGCCCACCAGGCCGCCCGCGCGCACGAACTGCATCTGCTGGTCGGCACGGAGATCCGCCTGGCCGACGGTCCGGCCCTGGCCCTCCTGGCCCCCTGCCGCCGCGCCTACGGCCAGATGGCCGCACTCATCAGCCTGGGGCGGCAGAACGCCGCCAAGGGCAGCTACCGGCTGCACCGGGATGACGTGGCAGGTGCCGCCCCGGACTGCCTCGCCCTTCTGCTGCCGGGCACCCCCGCCGATCCAGAGCATGCCGCCTGGTTCGGGGCCCATTTCCGCGGCCGCGGCTGGATTGCCGTGGAGCTGCTGTGCGGCCCGGACGATGCCGCCCGGCTCGCGGAGCTGGAGGCCCTGGGCGCCATGCACGGGCTGCCGCTGGTGGCCGCCGGCGACGTGCACATGCACCGGCGCGGCCGGCGGGCGCTGCAGGACACCGTCACCGCCATCCGTCACAACCGGCCCGTGTACGAGCTGGGTTACGCCCTGCTCGCCAACGGTGAGCGTCACCTGCGGCCGATGCCGCGGCTGCAGCGGCTCTACCCGCAGTCGTTGCTGGAGGAAACCGTGGCCATTGCCGTCCGCTGCCATTTCTCCCTGGGCGAGCTGCGCTACGAGTACCCGGAGGAGCTGGTCCCGGATGGCACCACGCCCGCGGCACGCTTGCAGCTTCTGGTGAATGAAGGGGCCGCCCGCCGCTGGCCGGGGAGCACCCCTGCGGCGGTGCAGCGGCAGCTGGAGCGGGAGCTGGCGCTGATCCACGAGCTCAACTACGAGGCGTACTTTCTCACGGTGCACGATATTGTCGCCTTCGCCCGCCGCCGCGGCATTCTCTGCCAGGGCCGGGGCTCGGCGGCCAACTCGGCGGTGTGCTACGCCCTGGGCATTACCGAGGTGGACCCGGGCACCTCGCAGCTGCTGTTCGAGCGCTTCATCTCCCGGGACCGGGGCGAGCCCCCGGACATCGACGTGGACTTCGAGCACGAACGCCGGGAAGAGGTGATCCAGTACATCTACGCCCGCTACGGCCGCCACCGCGCCGCCCTGGCCGCCACGGTGATCAGCTACCGCCCGCGCAGCGCCCTGCGCGACGTGGGCCGTGCCTTGGGCCTGGAGACCCACCAGACCGATCAGCTTGCCGGCGCCATGCAGTGGTGGGACGGCGGCCACATGGCACCCGAGCGGGTGCGCGAGGCGGGCTTCGACCCGGACAACCCGGTGATCCACCGGGTGCTCACCCTGGCCCGGGAGCTGATCGGCTTCCCCCGGCATCTGTCCCAGCACGTGGGTGGCTTCGTCATCTCCCAGGGGCCGCTGGCGGAACTCGTGCCCACCGAGAACGCCGCCATGGAAGGGCGCACCGTAATCCAGTGGGACAAGGACGACCTGGAATCCCTGGGGCTGCTCAAGGTGGACGTGCTCTCCCTGGGCATGCTCTCTGCCATCCGCCGCAGCCTGGATCTGCTGCGCGCGCACCATGGCCGGGATCTCACCATGGCCGACATTCCCCGGGACGACCCGGCCGTCTACGCCATGCTGCAGCGGGGTGACTCCATGGGCGTGTTCCAGGTGGAGTCCCGGGCGCAGATGGCCATGCTGCCGCGCATGCGACCCGCCTGCTACTACGACCTGGTGATCGAGGTGGCCATTGTCCGCCCGGGCCCCATTCAGGGGGACATGGTGCATCCCTACCTGCGCCGCCGTGCCGGACAGGAGGCGGTGGACTATCCCAGCGACGCCGTCCGGGAGGTGCTGGAGCGCACTCTGGGCGTTCCCATCTTCCAGGAACAGGTCATGAAACTCGCCGAAGTGGCCGCCGGCTTCAGCCCGGACGAGGCCGACCAGCTACGCCGTTCCATGGCAGCCTGGCGGCGCAAGGGCGGTCTCGCCCACTTCGAGCAGCGCCTGCACGAGGGCATGCGCGCCAACGGCTACAGCGAGGCATTCGCCGACCGCATCTTCCGCCAGATCCAGGGCTTCGGCGAGTACGGCTTCCCGGAATCCCACGCCGCCAGTTTCGCGCTGCTGGTGTGCGTCTCCGCCTGGCTCAAGTGCCACTACCCGGCGGCCTTCACCTGCGCCCTGCTGAACAGCCAACCCATGGGCTTCTACGCGCCGGCCCAGCTGGTACGGGATGCCCGGGAGCACGGCGTGGCCGTGCGTCCGGTGGATGTCACCGTCAGCCAGTGGGACTGCACCCTGGAGCCCGCACGGGACGCCCCTGCCCTGCGGCTGGGGTTGCGCATGGTCAAGGGCCTGTCCCGGGAGGGCGCGCAGCGGATCACGGCGGTGCGGGAGCAGGCGCCGCCGGAGAGTGTGGAGGATCTGGCCCACCGTGCCCGCCTGGGCCGCAGCGACCTGGACGCCCTGGCCCACGCCGGCGCCCTGGAGCCCCTGGCCGGCCATCGGCGCAATGCCTGGTGGCAGGTGCTGGGTGTGGATACCGAACGCCCGCTGCTGGCCGCCGCCGGGCACGGGCAGGACACCCCCGCCCTGGAGCAGCCGTCGGTGGGCGAGGACCTGGTGGCCGACTACGGCAGCCTGGGCCTGAGCCTGGGCCCGCACCCGCTGGCCCTGCTGCGGGAGCACTTGAAACGGCGGCGCTTCCGCAGTGCCGCCGAACTCGGCGCCCTGGACAGCCGCCCGGTGGTCCGCACCGCGGGCCTGGTCATCAACCGCCAGCGCCCCGGCTCCGCCGGCGGAGTCACCTTTCTGAC